One stretch of Tepiditoga spiralis DNA includes these proteins:
- a CDS encoding Rpn family recombination-promoting nuclease/putative transposase codes for MCRINPRVDFAFKKLFGTESNKQLLIDLINSIVSEEDKVKDIEIKNPYNEKNFKNDKLSILDIKAVDQKGHWYNVEMQIIDQEYYDKRALYYWSRVYSGQLFAGINYDNLKKTISINILNFKCLEEENYHNVYKIVNMESKKEFIDHLEIHFIELEKYDEKMSTMLDRWVNFLKKADIYEKDKLPKELEEVESIKKAVELLDEMSLNYEERESYEARLKWLRDEEAAIKTAENKGFKKGLSKGIEQGIEQGIEQGIEQGIEQGIEQGIEQGIEQGIEQGKMEIAKSLLDILDIKTIAEKTGLTEEIIKKLKNTDS; via the coding sequence ATGTGTAGAATAAACCCAAGAGTAGATTTTGCATTCAAAAAGTTATTTGGTACGGAATCAAATAAACAATTATTAATAGACTTAATAAATTCAATAGTATCAGAAGAAGATAAAGTAAAGGACATAGAAATAAAAAATCCATACAATGAAAAAAACTTTAAAAATGATAAACTTTCAATATTAGATATAAAAGCAGTAGATCAAAAGGGACATTGGTACAATGTAGAAATGCAGATAATAGATCAAGAATATTATGATAAAAGAGCACTGTATTACTGGTCAAGAGTCTATTCAGGACAACTTTTTGCAGGAATAAACTATGATAATTTGAAAAAAACTATTAGTATAAACATATTAAACTTCAAATGTTTAGAAGAGGAAAATTATCATAATGTATACAAAATAGTAAATATGGAAAGCAAAAAAGAATTCATTGATCATTTAGAAATACATTTTATTGAGCTAGAAAAGTACGATGAAAAAATGAGTACCATGTTGGATAGATGGGTAAACTTTCTAAAAAAAGCTGATATATATGAAAAAGATAAATTACCAAAAGAATTAGAAGAAGTAGAAAGTATAAAAAAAGCTGTAGAATTATTGGATGAAATGTCATTAAATTATGAAGAACGAGAAAGCTATGAAGCAAGATTAAAGTGGCTTCGTGATGAAGAAGCTGCAATAAAAACAGCTGAAAATAAAGGTTTTAAAAAAGGTTTATCTAAGGGAATTGAACAGGGAATCGAACAAGGTATTGAACAAGGTATTGAACAAGGTATTGAACAAGGTATTGAACAAGGTATTGAACAAGGGATCGAACAGGGGATCGAACAAGGTAAAATGGAAATAGCTAAAAGTTTATTAGATATTTTAGATATAAAGACAATAGCTGAAAAAACAGGACTAACTGAAGAAATAATTAAAAAATTAAAAAACACTGATAGTTAA
- a CDS encoding NAD+ synthase: protein MRVRIAISQINQIVGNYEENYKKIITSIEEAHNNKSDIIIFPELTLNGYPPEDLILKTQYLKKSKLYINKIIEYSKNKNILIAFGAVDWDVETYNSAFIVYNGQLISKYKKMFLPNYSVFDEKRYFIAGNTPTMIEFNDIKIGITICEDIWVPNGPALALAQNGANIILNLSASPFFKGKQSSKLEMLKTRASELSCWIAYCNLIGGQDEVVFDGGSAILNPYGEIMQQAPLFEETILYYDVDPYETTRANLREGKRKHYNNSVYNNIKIKSINHEVCKKEKLDQKNENLPDIYTQMYMAIKCGIKDYVKKNGFSKVVLGLSGGMDSAIVASIAVDALGKDNVFGIMMPSQYSSEGSIDDSKALAENLGIKTTIVPIKDIFDSFMEKLNKDFEGTEFNTTEENIQARIRGVINMAFSNKFGYMVLATGNKSESAVGYSTLYGDMAGGFSPIKDLYKTEVYKVAEKYNELHKSEIIPKNIFTKAPSAELRPDQKDQDSLPDYDTLDAILFRYIDREMSFDEIVEDNYDKNLVKFVIRLVDLNEYKRRQAAPGIKLTERSFGKDRRMPITNGYKVWKEGV, encoded by the coding sequence ATGAGAGTAAGAATTGCAATTTCTCAAATAAATCAAATCGTTGGAAATTATGAAGAAAATTACAAAAAAATTATAACTTCTATTGAAGAAGCACATAACAATAAATCAGATATAATAATTTTTCCAGAATTAACCTTAAATGGATATCCTCCAGAAGATTTAATTTTAAAAACTCAATATTTAAAAAAATCTAAACTCTATATAAATAAAATAATTGAATATTCAAAAAATAAAAATATTTTAATTGCATTTGGAGCAGTAGATTGGGATGTAGAAACATATAATTCAGCTTTTATTGTATACAATGGTCAATTAATATCTAAATACAAAAAGATGTTTTTACCAAACTATTCAGTTTTTGATGAAAAGAGATATTTTATTGCAGGGAATACACCTACAATGATTGAATTTAATGATATAAAAATTGGAATTACTATTTGTGAAGATATATGGGTTCCAAATGGCCCTGCTTTAGCTCTTGCACAAAATGGTGCAAATATAATATTAAATCTTTCTGCATCACCATTTTTTAAAGGGAAACAGAGTTCAAAGTTGGAAATGTTAAAAACCAGAGCATCTGAACTTTCTTGTTGGATTGCTTACTGTAATCTCATAGGTGGACAAGATGAGGTTGTTTTTGATGGAGGAAGTGCTATATTAAATCCTTATGGAGAAATAATGCAACAAGCACCTTTGTTTGAAGAAACTATTCTATATTATGATGTAGATCCTTATGAAACAACAAGAGCAAATTTAAGAGAAGGAAAGAGGAAACATTATAATAATAGTGTTTACAATAATATTAAAATAAAAAGTATAAATCATGAAGTATGCAAAAAAGAAAAATTAGATCAAAAAAATGAAAATCTTCCAGATATTTATACACAAATGTACATGGCTATAAAATGTGGAATAAAAGATTATGTTAAAAAGAATGGTTTTTCAAAAGTAGTTCTAGGATTAAGTGGTGGGATGGATTCCGCAATAGTTGCATCAATAGCCGTTGATGCACTTGGAAAAGATAATGTTTTTGGTATAATGATGCCATCTCAATATTCTTCTGAAGGAAGTATAGATGATTCAAAAGCACTTGCAGAAAATCTTGGAATAAAGACAACAATAGTACCTATAAAGGATATTTTTGATTCATTCATGGAAAAGTTAAATAAAGATTTTGAAGGAACAGAATTTAACACAACAGAAGAAAACATACAGGCAAGAATTAGAGGCGTTATAAATATGGCATTTTCAAATAAATTTGGTTATATGGTTTTAGCAACTGGAAATAAAAGTGAATCTGCAGTTGGATATTCTACTCTTTATGGAGATATGGCTGGTGGTTTTTCTCCAATAAAGGACTTATATAAAACGGAAGTATACAAAGTTGCTGAAAAATATAATGAATTACATAAATCAGAAATCATACCAAAAAACATATTTACAAAGGCTCCTTCTGCTGAATTACGTCCAGATCAAAAAGATCAAGATTCTTTACCAGATTATGATACACTCGATGCAATACTTTTTAGATATATAGATAGAGAAATGTCTTTTGATGAAATAGTTGAAGATAATTATGATAAAAATTTAGTTAAATTTGTAATTAGATTAGTAGATTTAAATGAATATAAAAGAAGGCAAGCTGCACCTGGAATAAAACTAACGGAAAGAAGTTTTGGGAAAGATAGAAGAATGCCTATAACAAACGGATATAAAGTATGGAAAGAAGGTGTTTAA
- a CDS encoding rod shape-determining protein yields the protein MRTYLGIDLGTANTLVYSKGKGIIINEPSVIAIERDKGEALSVGIEAKKMIGKTPSNIIAIRPLKDGVIADYDIALAMLKYFIKNAVGGFSILKPLVVVGIPTEATEVERQALREAALDGGAGKVYLIEEAMATAIGAGLNVEEPSGNMIVDIGGGTTEIAVISLGSIVLSKSIRVAGDELDEHIVEYIKNEHNILVGERTAEQIKMEVGNTFECDEYDNLSIEVIGLDILSGLPKRVNITGKEIRTAIKNPVSKIVENIKNAVESTPPELLSDIVNKGIFLAGGGAMIKGIKELIEKETLIRVVIADEPLTCVARGAGMALDNIKILENISKTRR from the coding sequence ATGAGGACATATCTTGGGATTGATTTGGGAACTGCAAATACACTTGTTTATTCAAAAGGAAAAGGAATAATAATAAATGAACCATCAGTAATAGCTATAGAAAGAGACAAAGGGGAAGCTTTAAGTGTTGGAATAGAAGCAAAAAAAATGATAGGTAAAACACCATCAAATATAATAGCGATAAGACCTTTAAAAGATGGTGTTATTGCTGATTATGATATAGCTCTTGCAATGTTAAAATACTTTATAAAAAATGCAGTCGGTGGCTTTAGTATATTAAAACCATTAGTTGTTGTTGGTATTCCAACTGAAGCAACTGAAGTTGAAAGACAAGCTCTTAGAGAAGCAGCACTTGATGGTGGAGCAGGAAAAGTATATTTAATAGAAGAAGCTATGGCAACAGCAATAGGAGCAGGATTAAATGTTGAAGAACCTTCAGGAAATATGATTGTAGATATTGGGGGAGGTACAACAGAAATAGCAGTTATATCTCTTGGTAGTATTGTACTTTCAAAGTCTATAAGAGTTGCCGGAGATGAGTTGGATGAACATATTGTTGAATATATAAAAAATGAACATAATATACTTGTTGGAGAAAGAACTGCGGAACAAATTAAAATGGAAGTAGGAAATACCTTTGAATGTGATGAATATGATAATCTAAGTATTGAAGTAATAGGACTTGATATACTAAGCGGATTGCCAAAAAGAGTTAATATTACAGGAAAAGAAATAAGAACTGCTATAAAAAACCCAGTTTCAAAAATAGTTGAAAATATAAAAAATGCTGTTGAATCAACGCCACCAGAACTTTTATCAGATATTGTAAATAAAGGAATATTTTTAGCTGGTGGTGGTGCTATGATTAAAGGAATAAAAGAACTTATTGAAAAAGAAACTTTAATTAGAGTAGTTATAGCTGATGAACCTTTAACCTGTGTTGCAAGAGGTGCCGGTATGGCTTTGGATAATATTAAAATATTAGAAAACATTTCAAAAACCAGGAGATAA
- a CDS encoding penicillin-binding transpeptidase domain-containing protein has product MKNHRITLIFIIIFFSFSLLLVRSFYLQIIKWKDFRIEVQDLSTRIIKQNAKRGNIYDRNGKLLAWNERIYKITNLSDEINADTEKKIRLILNKFNIDTDSIIDKLNFQKSINLNINSTTAKKLSSIRTLLIEEKYIRKYAHKSLYHITGYVDNEGNPRSGLELTLNDKLKGEDGYKIVNITPSGRIKNIIEKTIPISGNDVYLTLDLDIQEKIYTYLSENNKPGAVVVSNPNNGEIIAMVSYPSPDPNDFSKGLTNLKFQRILNDNKKPMYNRAIYQNYPPGSVIKPFLALSALELGISPEATINSTGKYQLKNSKGYVIGTFKDWWPLGHGITNMIKAIRVSANSYFYWLGETIGIDAINKKVKEYKLIEKTDIDLPGEKSGFFPSKEWKEKVFKEPWYPGNTLNVFIGQGNVKATPLEMLRFYNILATRGKYYQFHLFNIQKDLFNKIQEQYIPKIRDAYNINEEYLDNVLEGMKEVTTYMGNYEGDSANEGTAYEGFKGFPYVVAGKTGTAEVSGGKKPHAWFAGFFPADKPKYSIIVFLENAGYGPHIAVPLARKSLDFIINKVIK; this is encoded by the coding sequence ATGAAAAATCATAGAATAACTTTAATATTTATAATTATATTTTTTAGTTTTAGTTTATTGCTTGTAAGAAGTTTTTATTTACAAATAATAAAGTGGAAAGATTTTAGAATAGAAGTTCAAGATTTAAGTACAAGAATAATAAAACAAAATGCAAAAAGAGGAAATATATATGATAGAAATGGAAAATTATTAGCTTGGAATGAAAGAATATATAAAATAACTAACTTGAGTGATGAAATAAATGCTGATACAGAAAAAAAAATAAGACTAATATTAAATAAATTTAATATAGATACAGATTCTATCATAGATAAATTAAACTTTCAAAAAAGTATAAATTTAAACATAAACTCTACAACAGCAAAAAAATTATCTTCAATAAGAACTTTATTAATAGAAGAAAAATACATAAGAAAATATGCTCATAAATCTTTATATCATATTACTGGATATGTAGATAACGAAGGAAATCCTCGAAGTGGTCTTGAATTAACATTAAATGATAAATTAAAAGGTGAAGACGGTTATAAAATAGTAAACATAACTCCAAGTGGTCGTATTAAAAATATAATAGAAAAAACAATTCCTATTTCAGGAAATGATGTTTATTTAACTCTTGATTTAGATATTCAAGAAAAAATATACACTTATTTAAGTGAGAATAATAAGCCAGGAGCTGTAGTTGTTTCAAACCCAAATAATGGTGAAATAATAGCAATGGTTAGTTATCCTTCACCAGACCCAAATGATTTTTCAAAAGGTCTTACAAACTTAAAGTTTCAGAGAATATTAAACGATAATAAAAAACCAATGTACAATAGAGCAATATATCAAAATTATCCTCCGGGATCTGTAATAAAACCATTTTTAGCTTTGTCGGCTTTAGAATTAGGTATTTCACCAGAAGCTACAATAAACTCAACAGGAAAGTATCAACTAAAAAATTCAAAAGGATACGTAATAGGAACATTTAAAGATTGGTGGCCACTTGGTCATGGAATAACAAATATGATAAAAGCAATTAGAGTATCAGCTAATAGTTATTTTTATTGGCTTGGTGAAACAATAGGGATAGATGCTATAAATAAAAAAGTTAAAGAATATAAATTAATTGAAAAAACAGATATAGATTTACCTGGAGAAAAAAGTGGCTTTTTTCCTTCAAAAGAATGGAAAGAAAAAGTTTTTAAAGAACCATGGTATCCTGGAAATACTTTGAATGTTTTTATAGGGCAAGGAAATGTAAAAGCTACACCTTTAGAAATGTTGCGTTTTTATAATATATTAGCAACTCGCGGAAAATACTATCAATTTCATTTGTTTAATATTCAAAAAGATTTATTCAATAAAATACAAGAACAATATATTCCAAAAATAAGAGATGCTTACAATATAAATGAAGAATATTTAGATAATGTTTTAGAGGGAATGAAAGAAGTTACTACTTATATGGGAAATTATGAAGGAGATTCTGCAAATGAGGGAACTGCTTACGAAGGGTTTAAAGGATTTCCTTATGTAGTTGCAGGTAAAACTGGAACTGCTGAAGTTTCTGGAGGGAAAAAACCTCATGCTTGGTTTGCAGGTTTTTTCCCAGCAGATAAACCTAAATATTCAATAATAGTTTTTTTAGAAAATGCAGGTTATGGACCTCACATTGCAGTTCCGTTGGCAAGAAAATCTTTAGATTTTATTATTAATAAAGTCATTAAGTAA
- a CDS encoding helix-turn-helix domain-containing protein gives MKIGKKLKSLRIMKNMTQEELAVRSDLTRGFISQLERDLTSPTLENLDMILHALGTDLKEFFSKFDSVEKIVYKKEDRIPIYDTPKGVKEELLMTATDPKKIEPSFLYLKPMSKTKEENYHEGIEFGYVIEGNIMLYLDGISYKVKEEESFFFTSNKKHFIKNTSKKNCAKVLWIEIF, from the coding sequence GTGAAAATTGGTAAGAAATTAAAAAGTTTAAGAATTATGAAAAACATGACACAAGAAGAATTAGCTGTTAGATCAGATTTAACAAGAGGTTTTATATCTCAATTAGAAAGAGATTTAACTTCTCCTACATTAGAAAATTTAGATATGATTCTTCATGCACTCGGAACTGATTTAAAAGAATTTTTTTCAAAATTTGATTCAGTTGAGAAAATTGTATATAAAAAAGAAGATAGAATACCAATTTATGATACTCCAAAAGGGGTAAAAGAAGAGTTATTAATGACAGCAACTGACCCTAAAAAAATAGAACCTTCATTTTTATATTTGAAACCTATGAGTAAAACAAAGGAAGAAAATTATCATGAAGGAATTGAATTTGGTTATGTAATTGAAGGGAATATTATGCTTTACTTAGATGGAATTTCTTACAAAGTAAAAGAAGAAGAATCTTTCTTTTTTACATCTAATAAAAAACATTTTATAAAAAACACATCTAAAAAAAACTGTGCAAAAGTTTTGTGGATAGAAATTTTTTAA
- the speE gene encoding polyamine aminopropyltransferase, producing the protein MNHLRFEEYNIGNNSGIFFTIDKFLYSTQSKYQRIDVFETPEFGRVFTLDGLTMTRESDEFIYHEMITHVPMFIHPNPKNVLIIGGGDGGTSREVLKHPSVENVIMCEIDSDVVNVAKEFLPTTSCEFDNPKLKIICEDGSKLIKKYKDYFDVIIIDSTDPTEGQGGLLFTEEFYKDCYEAMTENGVFSAETEDPFLHKKWLKLAYNRISNVFNVSNLYMGYVPQYPPGTWTWTFASKGLDPIKDFNPEKIKAFESELKYYNESIHIASFALPNFVKELINIK; encoded by the coding sequence ATGAATCATTTAAGATTTGAAGAATACAATATAGGAAATAATTCTGGAATTTTTTTTACAATAGATAAATTTTTATATTCAACGCAAAGCAAATATCAAAGGATAGATGTATTTGAAACACCTGAATTTGGAAGAGTTTTTACACTTGATGGACTTACTATGACAAGGGAATCAGATGAATTTATATATCATGAAATGATAACTCATGTTCCTATGTTTATACATCCTAATCCTAAGAATGTATTGATAATAGGTGGAGGAGATGGAGGAACTTCAAGAGAGGTTTTAAAACATCCATCAGTAGAGAATGTTATTATGTGTGAAATAGACTCAGATGTTGTAAACGTTGCTAAAGAATTTTTACCTACAACTTCTTGTGAATTTGATAATCCAAAATTAAAGATTATTTGTGAAGATGGATCTAAGTTGATAAAAAAATATAAAGATTATTTTGATGTGATAATAATTGATTCAACAGATCCAACTGAAGGTCAAGGTGGTCTTTTATTTACTGAAGAATTTTATAAAGATTGTTATGAAGCTATGACAGAAAATGGTGTTTTTTCTGCTGAAACCGAAGATCCGTTCCTTCATAAAAAATGGTTGAAATTAGCTTACAATAGAATTTCTAATGTTTTTAATGTATCGAATTTATATATGGGATATGTTCCACAATATCCACCAGGCACTTGGACTTGGACCTTTGCATCAAAAGGATTAGATCCAATAAAAGATTTTAATCCAGAAAAGATTAAAGCTTTTGAATCAGAATTAAAGTATTATAATGAAAGTATTCATATTGCTTCGTTTGCATTACCTAATTTTGTAAAAGAATTAATAAATATTAAATAA
- a CDS encoding phospholipase D-like domain-containing protein produces MKYLMNMKKLKFNVFFLLIAINSYTQIFYSGEILQDFVKNKIDSSNNIEVVTLTINKEILSKLKDKNYTIYAESTLNNSPMIILDKNKDGYLHEKFMIFDNKSILFGTGNFTESGLKNDFNVFIYTKDIKIVNLFNLELNNFKRGLYGIKKEKIDKKINSKEFGNVEFITSPSETIYKKIIKELNTAKKSINIFTFSFTDPFLLKELEKISSKNIKIKILYDDWNEKYLSSIKYMKGIELKKRNDIHAKIIVIDSKTLIIGSYNYTYRARAKNDEYILIIKNRIISEKINKKFQNMFRGE; encoded by the coding sequence ATGAAATACCTGATGAATATGAAGAAATTAAAGTTTAATGTTTTTTTTCTATTAATTGCCATAAATTCTTATACTCAAATTTTTTACTCTGGAGAAATATTACAAGATTTTGTTAAAAATAAAATTGATTCTTCAAATAACATAGAGGTAGTTACTTTAACTATAAATAAAGAAATTTTATCAAAATTAAAAGATAAAAACTATACGATATATGCTGAAAGTACTTTAAATAATTCTCCTATGATAATTCTAGATAAAAATAAAGATGGCTATTTACATGAAAAATTTATGATATTTGACAATAAGAGTATATTATTTGGGACTGGAAATTTTACTGAAAGTGGTCTTAAAAATGATTTCAATGTTTTTATTTATACTAAAGATATAAAAATAGTTAATTTATTCAATTTAGAATTAAATAATTTTAAAAGAGGTTTATATGGAATAAAAAAAGAAAAAATTGATAAAAAAATAAATTCAAAAGAATTTGGAAATGTAGAATTTATAACCTCCCCATCAGAAACAATCTATAAAAAAATTATTAAAGAATTAAACACAGCAAAAAAATCTATAAATATTTTTACTTTTTCATTTACGGATCCTTTTTTACTAAAAGAATTAGAAAAGATTTCATCAAAAAATATAAAAATAAAAATATTATATGATGATTGGAATGAAAAATATTTATCTTCTATTAAATATATGAAAGGAATTGAGTTAAAAAAAAGAAATGATATACATGCAAAAATTATAGTAATAGATTCAAAAACATTAATAATTGGAAGTTATAATTATACTTATAGAGCAAGAGCAAAAAATGATGAATATATTTTAATAATTAAAAATAGAATAATTTCAGAAAAAATAAATAAAAAATTTCAAAATATGTTTAGAGGTGAATAA
- a CDS encoding GNAT family N-acetyltransferase, translating to MEYKNLVEASLMTVVNLVNEVFKDYIVPVHWTIQSFEKDIVENSISLENSFVAYDKNEPIGFSIVSVRGERGRIDSIGLLKKYRGTGISSEILTRTMETLKWKGIRDVVLEVEENEKRAVKFYQKHNFKLKRKLESLKYNIKKSEDPEYKYLPEDGKWVHDMAVSALNNLHRKPNWQREPKTLGLSEGRYIVEKIVSKGFAIGYIVWGTNEDNAFIVDISPIADETKYYDIFKDALKRIASEKNKVIMVSVPSDDLLNKVAKELNFEPFLIQWEMEKKIH from the coding sequence ATGGAATACAAAAATTTGGTGGAAGCATCTTTGATGACAGTTGTAAATCTTGTTAATGAGGTTTTTAAAGATTATATAGTTCCAGTTCATTGGACAATTCAATCATTTGAAAAAGATATTGTTGAAAACTCCATATCCCTTGAAAATTCATTTGTAGCATATGATAAAAATGAACCAATAGGATTTAGTATAGTTTCTGTAAGGGGAGAAAGAGGAAGAATTGATTCTATAGGGTTATTAAAAAAATATCGTGGAACTGGTATATCTTCTGAAATATTAACAAGAACCATGGAAACTTTAAAATGGAAAGGAATAAGAGATGTTGTTTTAGAAGTAGAAGAAAATGAAAAAAGAGCTGTAAAGTTTTATCAAAAACATAATTTTAAATTAAAAAGAAAATTAGAATCATTAAAGTATAATATAAAAAAGTCAGAAGATCCAGAATATAAGTATTTACCAGAAGATGGAAAATGGGTTCATGATATGGCAGTTTCTGCATTGAATAATCTTCATAGAAAGCCTAATTGGCAAAGAGAACCTAAAACATTAGGTTTGAGTGAAGGAAGATATATTGTTGAAAAAATAGTTTCAAAAGGTTTTGCTATTGGTTATATAGTTTGGGGAACAAATGAAGATAATGCTTTTATTGTTGATATTTCTCCAATAGCTGATGAAACTAAGTATTATGATATTTTTAAAGATGCTTTAAAAAGAATTGCTTCAGAAAAAAATAAAGTAATTATGGTTTCTGTACCATCAGATGATCTTTTAAATAAAGTTGCAAAAGAACTAAATTTTGAACCATTTTTAATTCAATGGGAAATGGAAAAAAAGATACATTAA
- the sdaAA gene encoding L-serine ammonia-lyase, iron-sulfur-dependent, subunit alpha, whose product MFTKFKELIDLSNSSGQPLHEVVKEWEMLENGTDPIQIEKNSELLVEEMIKSYKHKIENLNEKSITGWTGFNTKIYFERMKNKKSLFNNLLSKAILVALATSENNASMGRIVACPTAGSSGVIPGVLVSLHEEKNIDIKTLGKSLLIAGAVGEFIRRRGSLAGAVGGCQAEIGSATAMGAAAIVYAIDGNPDKVSNAAALSMKFLMGLVCDPVGGFVEIPCVKRNPAGSILAFTAAELALSGVKSAIPFDEVADAMGKVGRSLSEDLRETGKGGIAATKTGKKLLNDFINNKI is encoded by the coding sequence GTGTTTACAAAATTTAAAGAATTAATTGATTTATCAAATTCAAGTGGTCAACCTTTACATGAAGTTGTAAAAGAATGGGAAATGTTAGAAAATGGCACTGATCCAATACAAATTGAAAAAAATTCAGAATTATTAGTTGAAGAAATGATAAAATCTTATAAACATAAAATAGAAAATCTTAATGAAAAAAGTATAACAGGATGGACAGGATTTAATACTAAAATCTATTTTGAAAGAATGAAAAATAAAAAAAGTTTATTTAACAATCTTTTATCAAAAGCTATTCTTGTGGCTTTAGCTACTTCAGAAAATAATGCTTCTATGGGAAGAATTGTTGCTTGTCCTACTGCAGGATCAAGTGGGGTAATACCTGGTGTTTTAGTTTCATTACATGAAGAAAAAAATATAGATATAAAAACTCTTGGGAAAAGTTTATTAATTGCTGGTGCTGTTGGTGAATTTATAAGAAGAAGAGGAAGTTTAGCTGGTGCTGTTGGTGGTTGTCAGGCTGAAATAGGAAGTGCAACTGCTATGGGAGCAGCAGCAATTGTTTATGCAATTGATGGAAATCCAGATAAAGTTTCTAATGCGGCAGCTCTTTCTATGAAATTTTTAATGGGACTTGTTTGTGATCCAGTTGGTGGATTTGTTGAGATACCTTGTGTTAAAAGAAATCCTGCAGGATCTATACTTGCTTTTACTGCAGCTGAATTAGCTTTATCGGGAGTAAAAAGCGCCATTCCATTCGATGAAGTTGCCGATGCTATGGGAAAAGTTGGTCGATCTTTGTCTGAAGATTTAAGAGAAACAGGTAAAGGTGGCATTGCTGCCACCAAAACAGGTAAAAAATTACTTAATGACTTTATTAATAATAAAATCTAA
- the speD gene encoding adenosylmethionine decarboxylase, whose amino-acid sequence MAISLGKHLIAEFFECNKDILDNVEKIEYHMKKATIETGATIVTSTFHRFLPHGVSGAVIVSESHLAIHTWPEYGYASIDLYTCGDHVDPWKAFEYLKEAFSSSRTQVSEHFRGLYSEIGIAENSPHKVEVK is encoded by the coding sequence ATGGCAATATCTCTTGGAAAACATTTAATTGCAGAATTTTTTGAATGCAATAAAGACATTTTAGACAATGTCGAAAAAATAGAATATCATATGAAAAAAGCAACAATAGAAACAGGAGCTACTATAGTAACTTCAACGTTTCATCGTTTTTTACCTCATGGAGTTAGCGGTGCTGTTATTGTTTCAGAATCACATTTAGCAATTCATACTTGGCCTGAATATGGATATGCTTCTATTGATTTATATACCTGTGGTGATCATGTTGATCCATGGAAAGCATTCGAATATTTAAAAGAAGCTTTTTCATCATCAAGAACACAAGTTTCAGAACATTTTAGAGGACTTTATAGTGAAATTGGAATAGCGGAAAATTCTCCGCATAAAGTGGAGGTGAAATAA